The Cannabis sativa cultivar Pink pepper isolate KNU-18-1 chromosome 8, ASM2916894v1, whole genome shotgun sequence genomic interval TATGAATAATCCGTGAATAAGATAAGTTAGCTTTTATACACTAATATCTCCTGTCATCCTGAAGTGCTGAACTTTACCATGAATGTTGTTCTACCTCCATTAAATTGGGAACATGATCCAAAATTTCTTCAATGCTTGTGGTCCATAATTGATAAATGCATagcaaatgaaaaattaaatatataaaggcATAACAAATGAAAGAAAACTAAGAAGCCAtcttattattatattcatcattaatacaattacaaaattttgtATCCACAATCTAAAGAACCAATGAAATTTTttcacttaataataataatactaatgcACAAAGAATACACTAATTTTTCTTGCAGTAGTGCAAAAATACACGCAAGCACGCAGAAAATCAAATTGTTGCCTCCATGACTATGGTGATAATTCATGAAACAACTGAGAACATCATTAACAACATCCAAATCTCTGCCTTAATCATTCCCATTTGGTCCTAATATGATGAGAGTGCCTAAACTCATGGCTAAGTGCTGTgcttccatccattcttttcaAAACAAACCTCTCAATCAACACATAACACCCAAATCTCTTCCAACCCAATGATCCTCCACATTCCTCTGTCCTCTGGACTctcacttctttttctttccgcTTAACCCATCCAACCCTTTCTTGCTCCCATTTAATTCTCTCAACAACAGCTAAACTCAACCCAATACTAGTCTCTTCTTCATCACTATTCATACTTCTAAACCACAAAACCCCATCAGCCACAAACTTGTCATCAACTACAGCTTCCTCACCTCCAACCGCAACCGTTTCGTTCTGAACAACAGCATCCACAACCACACAACTCCCTCCTCCATTGCTATTATGTTCCTTTTCACATATCAGTTCCCAATTTTGTTCAAGTGTCATCTCGTAAAACATGTAGTTCCTCATCTCGTCTTTCATGGTTTTGGGAGTTCCTTCTTTGATGAACACAAAAGGGCAATACCATTTTCCTACAACCACAGGCTTggatttcttagtggctaatGGGAAGTTGAAATCAGGATGGTGGGCTCTGAGGGCTGCGTCTACACCATCTGCTTGGCCTAGCTCGAACCAAGGCGACTCTGAGAATGTGAGTTTCCAACCACCATTTCTACCCAAGAATCCTGGAGCAAAACCATCTGGGGCTACTGAGTCCACTTTGAACTTTTCACTACCCCAAGGAGTGAGATATCTTCCGTGGAGAGAAAGCTCCAATTGTTGATACTCATTATGGGGATCCAACGGCTGTGGTTGAGTCTCAGGAGCATATTCGTAAAAGCAGAAGGTTTCCAGCTCATCTTCTTTACAGCATGTAAAAGCTTCCCTGAAGATAATTCCAAAAGGGTATTCGTTCGTCAGTCTTGGTTAAAATCAACACAGTTTAATTTCATCAGAAGGATATTAAAAATTGGGTAAATATCACTACCCATTAAGCTACACCAAGAATAATTTAAAAGGGTATTCATCAATCTTAACGAAAGAgaacaaatttataaaaatatcacaATTTAGTATAGATTAGAAGACACAATTTTGGATCACTAATTTAACACGACTAATTTAGCTTCTTCACTGAGTGAATTCCAACAGGGTATTCGTCATATTTTCGAATCAAAAGCTAAAAAAGCAACGTAATTCCTTGAAACAAATATCTGAATTTGGATAATTAAGACTGCCCATTAAGAACCACTCATTAAATTTCAAAAGGGTATCCGTAAAAGTTGGTCAAGAACCAAAAAATCAATcataatttcatttaaaaaaaaaaattgaaattggaTCACACATGAACCATTAAGGTTACTTACCCTCTATCTTTTCCAAATGGATGTACAGCATAATATTTGTTAGAGGACAATGGCTGACCAAGAACCGGAATGAACCAGACACTGTGAAAATGGAGATCTCTATCGCGAGCGAAGCCTTGGACGTAATAAACTTCAAGTTTTTTATTCTGAGGAAGAGGAAGTCTCCTAATCCTATCGCTCTTCTTTAGACCAAAACAACATTTGGGCTGAGCTTCCTCATCTTGAATGACGATGATCCCAGAGCTGGGACCCTCAGGAGGAGGCTCCGACAGAGCAGAGGGAGATTTTTTGTACAAAGAGAGAGGCCTCGTCACATACATTATCGAtcaagttttgtttttttttccttttccccTTAATGAAACTGCTATCGTTTACGTACGTTTTTGCAAAATtgtaagagagaaagagagagaggttttaGGTAGAATAACTTggtgaaagaagaagaagaagaagatgaaggggTTGGTTTGTGATAGAGTAGATCGCAGTGGGGCTTATATACAGTACTACTAAGCCTTTTTAGTCTCCGCGTTAAGCTGCCCGATTTGAACATGGTTGAATTTTGACTGTGTACGCCAACAGCCTAATACAGGACCACAATCACTAAAACCCATTATAAAATTATGCAAATgggattattattttgagattaaTTACTTCACTTTATACTAAATATATTAGTTATGAATCGTTTGTGGACCATTAATTCGTTTTGTAACCATGAAAATTATAGTAATTAACTTtcgtatttaatatttatgttctTAACACCAACTAAAGTCTACAAAGGAGGTTTttcttaataaatattaatcagTGCTGAGCTGtttctgtttttattttattttatttttttcactctcttttttggTGGAATTTTATACCAAATACACATGCACATAATATAAATTATCTTAATGCAAAAATAAACCAACATAAGACGTAGGAGTAGGAGTAGTCTTTCATAGTGCTCGCCACTCCGAGTAATAGATGGGCAGATTGTGACTTTGTGAGGTGTCTGACATTAGCGAATAGAACAAACAGTGGTATGAGGTTCGATTGAGAGTTTGAGTGACATCAacttactcttcttcttcctctcacTTTCCAaattcttttttcttatttatattattGGAGACTTTGTTATGAGCCTATTACAGAGTAGCATTGCTATTTTCGGTATTAGGGTTGTATAGGTAACGCATTATCATTTattaaagatatttttaaaatttattaaattaaattatataagatttgatatttaattgtaCCAATAAATGACACCTAAAAGTGTACTAGCTACTACTAATGCTTATAGAGCATTCACACTTCTCAaagatattaaaaatttaactaattagtaatttttcccccgaacttggacatgtactaaatcgtgccccctgaacttttttggccgttaaaaattcctcccgaactattaagattgttaaatttaaggacttttatctaattttagtaaaaaaattctaacatggatgaaatttcaaggggcatgatttagtacatatcaaagtttgagggacatgatttggtagatatcaaagtatggggagcatgatttagtacataaacaatcactgaaatagtaaaattgaatgaaattagacaaaagtccttaaatttaacaatctcaatagttcgtgAGAAATTTCTAAcggcaaaaaagttcagggggcactatttagtacatgtcaaaattcagggggaaaaattactaattagcctaaaaatttacacatcatcttaaaatataatattttatctcTTCCATATCACTTTTGGCACTATTACGTCTAAAATTAATTCAATAGTAAATATTATTCAAGATTGTTACTATGATCCCACACATTattctataatatattatttataataattataaatattattatactaatttttaaaaaaaactcatataaTACTATAGATAAATAATACACTGTTTTTTTAAAAGCATGCACATCCATGTACAGCTACATTGATCGTCCGATGAACATGAATTAAGGATACTCTTAAAAATTTAGATTACAAACTTGTCAAATCTTCTAATAGTAATTCAAGATCATTGAAAATAAATGTCTATTATAAAAAGCAGACATAATTGTTAGGCAATACGTTTCATTTACATGAGCAGTAAAGCATAAAAAAGAATTTAATTCCAAGTTGGACCCAACTCTCATGGTCTAGCTTGGCCAGAACATGTACAAGTCATCCTTGAAGCtatcaaactcatggttgaccCGACACTGCTTTAAACTTGCCTGCACCATAGAGAACCTGTGAGCCAAATAACAAGacataaaataatacaatatgaacaattgtaataatataatttatacattaCGCCTCTGCGTATATAACTGTGCCACCACactaaatattacattatttcatatataataatatcagtATAACTAATGTCTATatagcatagacctacgtgttacgctcacacgtctctTTTCCATTTAAGGCCTTACTAGGGTTTATCTTTGTTCTAGTTATCGATTCTAACCTAGTTATGTCTTACTCGCATAACTTTACTCAATTATTCACATAAGATACTATTGCATATTCATGACAACATAtacttagggtaataaccctcgGCTTCATAAAATAATCACACCTTATATAATTGCGCCACCGTGCTATACTCTATGTGCTTATTTCAATATCTTACCTAATTTTTAATGTATATGGAGAAATCCCAATTCATAGGTGATTCTGACCAAGCATCAGTATTTCTAGTCACAATGCTTGGATTTTTACACAATAAAGTTAATCTCAAAATCACATTCATAAATATCTACATATAAGACTCTAACACTGGACCAAATAATAGAGCTTGAAATGATAGCTTTCCAACAATATAAAGAACATCCAAAACAAAGTTTGGAGTCAAAAATtatgcataaaataaaataataaagattacaCTGTCGTCGCCATCTAGTCGCTACCAATTATTATCACGACCAAATTAAAGCTCGTCGCAACCAGAGCCTAGGTAGAGGCTATCCATGTTCTAGGTTTGAGCCTAGTCGCAACGACCCAAAATTTGGTCGCGGCGACTGGGcttaaaaccaaaaaaataggTTTTTACCCAAAGCCGAACTTAACCAAACCAATTCCAAACTTTTGGTTTAGTAATTGCTTTCTAAgccaaattaaaatattttctaagaATCTCATACAACAATTAACTTGCTTAACACTTTAAATAATACAAGCCATCACACAAACTAAATCACTCCAAATATGAAATCATAACAACCAATCATGCTTAAACATACTCAAAGCTTCACAAATCATACAATCCTAGCTTTGAAATTACAAATAAATGAAAACTCAAAGTTCCAAGAAAATCAACTAAAGCTCATGCTCGAAATTCACATAATTTACAGAGTAAAAAGACCAATACTTAGCTTAACAACCTGATTTTAAATCAAGAGGTACAAAACTCAAGTAAAGCCTAGTTTTCCATTTTATATATCCCATCCAACCATTAACAAAGAAAACATGAAACTTCCTAAAGAAATCCAATtttcagttaaaaaaaaaacaaaagaaaaaccaGAAATTACAACAAGTTTAAAGGTGAGAACTACCTCAACTACCTTTCCTCAAGCTTCACACCATAAATACCAAGAACCTGCTTTGATTTCtcttagaaatttaa includes:
- the LOC115699654 gene encoding uncharacterized protein LOC115699654 translates to MYVTRPLSLYKKSPSALSEPPPEGPSSGIIVIQDEEAQPKCCFGLKKSDRIRRLPLPQNKKLEVYYVQGFARDRDLHFHSVWFIPVLGQPLSSNKYYAVHPFGKDRGEAFTCCKEDELETFCFYEYAPETQPQPLDPHNEYQQLELSLHGRYLTPWGSEKFKVDSVAPDGFAPGFLGRNGGWKLTFSESPWFELGQADGVDAALRAHHPDFNFPLATKKSKPVVVGKWYCPFVFIKEGTPKTMKDEMRNYMFYEMTLEQNWELICEKEHNSNGGGSCVVVDAVVQNETVAVGGEEAVVDDKFVADGVLWFRSMNSDEEETSIGLSLAVVERIKWEQERVGWVKRKEKEVRVQRTEECGGSLGWKRFGCYVLIERFVLKRMDGSTALSHEFRHSHHIRTKWE